One part of the Corallococcus caeni genome encodes these proteins:
- a CDS encoding DUF4340 domain-containing protein produces MRTSTVVMLGLLAAGCSRDAEKPPAPPKIFATEPAEPRRGATPDAAPVFTHLTVKARGATTELERTPEGWRLVSPVEAKADPYAVEALVQQLTSAKFKATVNASPSDADLKKYGLTSPAFTVTARAYLPDANGEGAEDPSRQRTVTLAGGDENPFDGSVYVRREGDATVYAADGAVRYSLDKGPFELRAKEFLGPLDLATLQSIEITAKDHAYVLTREADGKSWRMEKPEQTRANAGRLSDLLKELAGQQALSFPQDTAATRKALGLDTPVVDARFVPASGEPIRVRLAQVTRDGAPVVHALREQGSQSTLAEVDARALTTLDVGAPELKDRRVLSFPRDAVRRLEFRPGGKAAPVVVTRGEGNSEAWQVAGPEGGPALRFRVVKLLGRLEALKAAAFGEAKVKRWERYGITDTSRSVVLRDADGRELARLWLGDAVPDTEDRLYARGSGPDLVEVSMGAVADLPTRAADLKEAPPEVLDGGAPAP; encoded by the coding sequence GTGAGGACTTCCACTGTCGTGATGCTGGGGTTGTTGGCGGCCGGGTGTTCGCGCGACGCGGAGAAGCCTCCGGCTCCACCGAAGATCTTCGCGACGGAGCCCGCGGAGCCTCGACGTGGGGCGACTCCGGATGCGGCCCCCGTCTTCACGCACCTGACGGTGAAGGCTCGCGGTGCCACCACGGAGCTGGAGCGGACACCGGAGGGCTGGCGGCTCGTGTCGCCCGTGGAGGCGAAGGCGGATCCGTACGCGGTGGAGGCCCTGGTGCAGCAGCTCACCTCGGCGAAGTTCAAGGCCACCGTGAACGCCTCGCCATCGGACGCGGACCTGAAGAAGTACGGCCTCACGTCCCCGGCGTTCACCGTGACGGCGCGGGCGTACCTGCCGGACGCGAACGGCGAGGGCGCGGAGGATCCGTCCCGCCAGCGCACCGTGACGCTGGCCGGTGGCGATGAGAACCCCTTCGACGGCTCCGTCTACGTGCGCCGCGAAGGCGACGCGACCGTGTACGCGGCCGACGGGGCCGTGCGGTACTCGCTGGACAAGGGCCCCTTCGAGCTGCGCGCCAAGGAGTTCCTGGGGCCGCTGGACCTCGCGACGCTCCAGTCCATCGAGATCACGGCGAAGGACCACGCCTACGTGCTGACGCGCGAGGCGGACGGCAAGTCGTGGCGGATGGAGAAGCCGGAGCAGACCCGCGCGAATGCCGGCCGGCTGTCGGACCTGCTCAAGGAACTGGCGGGACAGCAGGCCCTGTCCTTCCCCCAGGACACCGCCGCGACCCGGAAGGCCCTGGGCCTGGACACGCCCGTCGTGGACGCGCGCTTCGTCCCTGCTTCCGGTGAGCCCATCCGCGTCCGGCTGGCCCAGGTGACGCGCGATGGCGCGCCCGTCGTCCATGCGCTGCGGGAACAGGGCTCGCAGTCCACGCTGGCGGAGGTGGATGCACGGGCGCTGACGACGCTGGACGTGGGCGCGCCGGAGTTGAAGGACCGGCGCGTGCTCTCGTTTCCGCGCGACGCCGTGCGGCGCCTGGAGTTCCGTCCCGGAGGCAAGGCCGCCCCCGTGGTGGTGACGCGCGGCGAGGGGAACAGCGAGGCGTGGCAGGTGGCAGGCCCCGAAGGCGGACCCGCCCTGCGCTTCCGCGTGGTGAAGCTGCTGGGCCGGCTGGAAGCGCTGAAGGCCGCCGCGTTCGGCGAGGCGAAGGTGAAGCGCTGGGAGCGCTACGGCATCACCGACACGTCCCGGAGCGTCGTGCTTCGCGACGCGGACGGGCGCGAGCTGGCGCGGCTGTGGCTGGGCGACGCCGTGCCGGACACGGAGGATCGGCTCTACGCGCGGGGCTCCGGGCCGGACCTGGTGGAGGTGTCCATGGGCGCGGTGGCGGACCTGCCCACGCGCGCCGCGGACCTGAAGGAGGCGCCGCCCGAAGTATTGGACGGCGGGGCTCCCGCGCCCTGA
- a CDS encoding GldG family protein, protein MRANHVTRVLGAFGLLLLLSSPFTLFLTSGSVALAGGKAVLGAAMVAAYIVTHRRELGRAGTRRTGRFLASSVLTTLAVLGVLVALNVVAFRENQRWDLTQARIFSLAPQTVQTLAGLKEKAHALALIPPTHPSYGELEELFRRYHEAAPEVFDYAFVDPRREPSLAAQYQLKDGQTLVVISRGEGDAAPHTTLPLPAEQELTNALLQLGATGAQKVYFVEGHGEWPLEPPPGGDGLSELRRQLQREGYRPEPLNLLGRKEVPRDAGLVIIAGAKQDYTAPEVAALRTYLGEGGRLLYFTDANTEDGLGLFLADYGVQVDDGVAADPRFNSGNPFVLVSNFYGKHAITRPLQERGFNVQLPTARSLTLIREGFLLPGVTVEPVLLSSPYAWVESRPLEDTTPSSGEKMGQLTLVAAASRDTRAAEHKRFDEARLVAVGESELLLDPNWRYEANRNLVMNALGWASHQVEKITLRPPDRETSTLELSEDQMRTLRFVSTDLFPLSLLGVGLAVWLSRRNR, encoded by the coding sequence ATGAGAGCGAACCACGTCACAAGGGTGCTGGGGGCCTTCGGCCTGCTGCTGCTCCTGTCCAGCCCCTTCACGCTGTTCCTCACCTCCGGCAGCGTGGCGCTCGCGGGGGGCAAGGCGGTGCTGGGCGCGGCGATGGTCGCGGCCTACATCGTCACGCACCGGCGGGAGCTGGGACGCGCGGGAACGCGCCGCACGGGACGGTTCCTCGCGTCCTCCGTGCTCACCACGCTGGCGGTGCTGGGCGTGCTGGTGGCGCTCAACGTCGTCGCGTTCCGCGAGAACCAGCGGTGGGACCTGACACAGGCGCGCATCTTCTCGCTCGCGCCGCAGACGGTGCAGACGCTGGCGGGGCTGAAGGAGAAGGCGCACGCGCTGGCGCTCATCCCACCCACGCACCCGTCCTATGGCGAGCTGGAGGAGCTGTTCCGGCGCTACCACGAGGCGGCGCCGGAGGTGTTCGACTACGCCTTCGTGGATCCGCGCCGCGAGCCGTCCCTGGCCGCGCAGTACCAGCTCAAGGACGGACAGACGCTGGTCGTCATCTCGCGCGGCGAGGGCGACGCCGCGCCCCACACCACCCTGCCCCTCCCCGCCGAGCAGGAGCTGACGAACGCCCTGCTCCAGCTGGGCGCGACGGGCGCGCAGAAGGTGTACTTCGTCGAAGGACACGGCGAGTGGCCCCTGGAGCCGCCTCCCGGTGGGGACGGACTGTCGGAGCTCCGCCGCCAGCTGCAGCGCGAGGGCTACCGCCCCGAACCGCTCAACCTCCTGGGCCGCAAGGAGGTGCCTCGCGACGCGGGGCTGGTGATCATCGCCGGAGCGAAGCAGGACTACACGGCGCCGGAGGTGGCGGCCCTGCGCACCTATCTGGGTGAGGGCGGCCGGCTGCTGTACTTCACCGACGCGAACACGGAGGACGGGCTGGGCCTGTTCCTCGCGGACTACGGCGTGCAGGTGGACGACGGCGTGGCGGCGGATCCGCGGTTCAACTCGGGCAACCCGTTCGTCCTCGTGTCGAATTTCTACGGCAAGCACGCCATCACGCGGCCGTTGCAGGAGCGCGGCTTCAACGTGCAGCTGCCCACGGCGCGCAGCCTCACGCTCATCCGCGAGGGCTTCCTGCTGCCTGGAGTGACGGTGGAGCCCGTGCTGCTGAGCTCGCCCTATGCGTGGGTGGAGTCGCGCCCCCTGGAGGACACCACCCCGTCCAGCGGTGAGAAGATGGGGCAGCTCACGCTCGTGGCGGCCGCGTCCCGGGACACGCGCGCGGCGGAGCACAAGCGCTTCGACGAGGCGCGGCTGGTGGCGGTGGGCGAGTCGGAGCTGCTGCTGGATCCGAACTGGCGCTACGAGGCCAACCGCAACCTGGTGATGAACGCCCTGGGCTGGGCGTCCCATCAGGTGGAGAAGATCACCCTGCGTCCCCCCGACCGTGAGACGTCCACCCTGGAGCTGAGCGAGGACCAGATGCGGACCCTGCGCTTCGTCTCCACCGACCTCTTTCCCCTGTCGCTGCTGGGCGTGGGACTCGCGGTCTGGCTGTCGCGGAGGAACCGGTGA
- a CDS encoding ABC transporter permease, protein MRTALAIARKELAVAFTTPWAYAVITAMAALSSFFFVSLLEQFQQVQSLAREHGWSRLPPDSIVYRNLTDGVVVQLWGVVLVLTLCVSPFLSMRLFAEEKRQKTFALLLTTPVRPVDIVLGKYLGGLGLIFVTLGLTLVFPVLLSVVGSGPSGSALEWPTVLLGYGAVLLWGATCMAVGLFISALTESQMLAAFLTFTVLLPWMLLRGVAQSTAEPLRSFLSYLSFDTQLQGMIQGMLEAQALVFFASVILFSLLLTHRAVEAQRYA, encoded by the coding sequence ATGCGCACCGCCCTGGCCATCGCTCGCAAGGAGCTGGCCGTCGCCTTCACCACCCCGTGGGCCTACGCCGTCATCACCGCGATGGCGGCGCTCTCGTCGTTCTTCTTCGTCAGCCTGCTGGAGCAGTTCCAGCAGGTGCAGTCCCTGGCGCGCGAGCACGGCTGGAGCCGCCTGCCCCCGGACTCCATCGTCTACCGCAACCTCACCGACGGCGTGGTGGTGCAGCTGTGGGGCGTGGTGCTCGTCCTCACGCTCTGCGTCTCGCCCTTCCTGTCCATGCGGCTGTTCGCGGAGGAGAAGCGCCAGAAGACGTTCGCGCTGCTGCTCACGACACCGGTGCGGCCGGTGGACATCGTGCTGGGCAAGTACCTGGGCGGCCTGGGGCTCATCTTCGTCACGCTGGGGCTGACGCTGGTGTTCCCGGTGCTCTTGTCGGTGGTGGGCTCGGGCCCGTCCGGCTCCGCGCTGGAGTGGCCCACGGTGCTCCTGGGCTACGGCGCGGTGCTGCTGTGGGGCGCGACCTGCATGGCGGTGGGCCTGTTCATCTCCGCGCTGACGGAGAGCCAGATGCTGGCGGCGTTCCTCACCTTCACCGTGCTGCTACCGTGGATGCTCCTGCGCGGCGTGGCCCAGTCCACCGCGGAGCCGCTGCGCTCGTTCCTTTCCTACCTGTCCTTCGACACGCAGTTGCAGGGGATGATCCAGGGCATGCTGGAGGCGCAGGCGCTGGTGTTCTTCGCGTCCGTCATCCTGTTCTCGCTGCTGCTCACCCACCGCGCTGTGGAAGCGCAGCGCTACGCGTGA
- a CDS encoding ABC transporter ATP-binding protein: MPITEKPIIEVRNLTRRYRDRVAIEDLSFTVGEGELLGFLGPNGAGKSTTMKVLTGFLPPSEGSVKVAGFDVSTHPMEVKRRIGYLPETPPLYPELTVHGYLAFVAALKQVPGRAVKAEVARVAGLTGVDDVMGRVLQNLSKGYQQRVGIAQALLGSPPVLILDEPTEGLDPVQRADLRALIRSLAGRHTVLLSTHILPEVTVTCEKVLILHQGRVVAHDAIDRLAKSHGQAEHASLEEVFIKLTAA, encoded by the coding sequence ATGCCAATCACCGAGAAGCCCATCATCGAGGTGCGCAACCTCACCCGGCGCTATCGCGATCGCGTGGCCATCGAGGACCTGTCCTTCACCGTGGGTGAGGGGGAGCTGCTGGGCTTCCTGGGCCCGAATGGTGCCGGCAAGTCCACGACGATGAAGGTCCTCACCGGCTTCCTGCCTCCGTCCGAGGGCAGCGTGAAGGTGGCGGGCTTCGACGTGTCCACGCACCCGATGGAGGTCAAACGGCGCATCGGCTACCTGCCGGAGACGCCGCCGCTGTACCCGGAGCTGACGGTGCACGGCTACCTGGCGTTCGTCGCAGCGCTCAAGCAGGTGCCCGGCCGCGCGGTGAAGGCGGAGGTGGCGCGGGTGGCGGGGCTCACGGGTGTGGACGACGTGATGGGCCGCGTGCTCCAGAACCTGTCCAAGGGCTACCAGCAGCGCGTGGGCATCGCGCAGGCGCTGCTCGGTTCGCCGCCGGTGCTCATCCTGGACGAGCCCACGGAGGGGTTGGATCCGGTGCAGCGCGCGGACCTGCGCGCGTTGATCCGGAGCCTGGCGGGCCGGCACACGGTGCTGCTGTCCACGCACATCCTCCCGGAGGTCACGGTGACGTGCGAGAAGGTCCTCATCCTCCACCAGGGCCGCGTGGTGGCCCATGACGCCATCGACCGGCTGGCGAAGTCCCATGGCCAGGCCGAGCACGCGTCGCTGGAAGAAGTCTTCATCAAGCTGACCGCCGCCTGA
- a CDS encoding aspartate kinase, with the protein MPIVVQKYGGSSVADAEKLGKVARRVKQKRDAGYQVVVVVSAMGDTTDDLLSLAKSVSQDPPRRELDMLLTCGERISMALLSMALQEQGVPAISFTGSQSGIITNDAHAQARIVEVRPYRIQDELAHGKVVIVAGYQGVSYKKEVTTLGRGGSDTTAVALAAALDAEACEIYSDVDGVFSADPRVVPDARKLESLSYDEMQELASAGAKVLNAQAVEWAKARGITILARTAHGQGTGTSVQELAVPTDSRVKGVTADTEMAVLVAQSSVPLQELLEFLDARAVRGRTLAHDGLPGAPGRTYLAVPLADIHGPEALQRELATRFGAGVEWKDGWGTVTCVGVGLNADWVPLRKALSAAEALSARVHAVSTSPLQVTLLVDKAHLKTLTARLHRELLGS; encoded by the coding sequence ATGCCAATCGTGGTTCAGAAGTACGGCGGCTCATCGGTCGCTGACGCGGAGAAGCTCGGCAAGGTCGCGCGCCGCGTGAAGCAGAAGCGGGACGCGGGCTATCAGGTCGTCGTCGTCGTGAGCGCCATGGGCGACACCACGGATGACCTGCTGTCGCTGGCCAAGAGCGTGTCCCAGGATCCGCCGCGGCGTGAGCTGGACATGCTCCTCACCTGCGGCGAGCGCATCTCCATGGCGCTGTTGTCCATGGCGCTCCAGGAGCAGGGCGTGCCGGCCATCAGCTTCACCGGCAGCCAGAGCGGCATCATCACCAACGACGCGCACGCCCAGGCGCGCATCGTGGAGGTGCGCCCCTACCGCATCCAGGACGAGCTGGCGCACGGCAAGGTCGTCATCGTCGCGGGCTACCAGGGTGTCTCCTACAAGAAGGAGGTCACGACGCTGGGGCGCGGCGGCTCGGACACCACCGCGGTCGCGCTGGCGGCGGCGCTGGACGCGGAGGCGTGTGAAATCTACTCCGACGTGGACGGCGTCTTCAGCGCGGATCCGCGCGTGGTGCCGGACGCGCGCAAGCTGGAGTCCTTGAGCTACGACGAGATGCAGGAGCTGGCCAGCGCCGGCGCCAAGGTGCTCAACGCCCAGGCGGTGGAGTGGGCCAAGGCGCGCGGCATCACCATCCTCGCGCGCACCGCGCACGGCCAGGGCACCGGCACCAGCGTGCAGGAGCTCGCCGTGCCCACCGACAGCCGCGTCAAGGGCGTGACGGCGGACACGGAGATGGCCGTGCTCGTCGCCCAGTCCAGCGTGCCCCTCCAGGAGCTGCTGGAGTTCCTGGACGCGCGCGCCGTGCGCGGCCGCACGCTCGCCCATGACGGGCTGCCGGGCGCGCCGGGGCGCACGTACCTCGCGGTGCCGCTCGCGGACATCCACGGCCCGGAGGCGCTCCAGCGCGAGCTGGCCACGCGCTTCGGCGCGGGCGTGGAGTGGAAGGACGGCTGGGGCACCGTCACCTGCGTGGGCGTGGGCCTCAACGCGGACTGGGTGCCGTTGCGCAAGGCGCTGTCCGCGGCCGAAGCCCTGTCCGCCCGGGTGCATGCCGTGAGCACCTCGCCGCTGCAGGTGACCCTCCTGGTGGACAAGGCCCACCTCAAGACCCTCACGGCCCGGCTGCACCGCGAACTGCTCGGTAGCTGA